From one Pseudactinotalea sp. HY158 genomic stretch:
- the hisI gene encoding phosphoribosyl-AMP cyclohydrolase, with translation MPLDPEISQRLRRDAAGLVCAVIQDDETDAVLMVGWMDDEALHRTLTEGRVTFWSRSRGEYWRKGDTSGHVQWVRSAALDCDGDAVLVRVIQVGAACHTGARTCFEAGGDLGAVVGE, from the coding sequence GTGCCGCTCGATCCCGAAATCTCCCAGCGCCTGCGCCGCGACGCCGCGGGCCTCGTGTGTGCCGTGATCCAGGACGATGAGACCGATGCGGTGCTCATGGTCGGCTGGATGGACGACGAGGCCCTCCACCGCACCCTGACCGAGGGGCGCGTGACGTTCTGGTCGCGCTCCCGCGGCGAGTACTGGCGCAAGGGCGACACGTCCGGGCACGTGCAGTGGGTGCGCTCGGCCGCCCTCGACTGCGACGGCGACGCCGTGCTCGTGCGCGTGATCCAGGTCGGCGCAGCCTGCCACACCGGCGCGCGCACCTGCTTCGAGGCCGGCGGCGACCTCGGGGCGGTGGTCGGCGAATGA